The following coding sequences lie in one Nitrospirota bacterium genomic window:
- a CDS encoding PD40 domain-containing protein: MKKRYSLSLFIFLLFTCAIFFPSSPALSATIDPSFRFSTIETEHFSIHFHQGEDGIANRAAAIAEDIHQKMSGSFQWYPKEKTQIVLIDNSDFANGFANVLPYNMIYIFAVPPMPDMTISEYDDWLEYIILHEYTHIMTMDSSRGYSETTRSIFGKPLPGYDPLSFLAFLLTAPPNVFMPDWWLEGTATWAESEYTPDGRGKSPYVEMIFRMAVLEDSLPGVDQINGDIPYWPSGNIPYIYGMLLEKHIAQTYGNENIGKLSYAHSGRLPFLISSPPENITGKDYSELYEDTIAELKKDQNKKIQELNARPLTNYTKLKIEGERVTNARLSPDGRYLAVNRKDPHRHEEIVIVETATLKEAATVRRFPSDSNLSWSPDGQKLYFTQAELKNVYNLYQDIYSYDLAARSVSRITEKLRAKDVDVSPDGKQIAFVKVETGRQDISILEIASNGVNVIADFQDSALSSPRWSPDGRFIVFARHNYSGQTSIELLNVETKTAETLITNNYNNVYPAWAPDGKTIIFASDRTGVYNLFAHSITDKKLSQVSHVLGGTFHPEVSKDGKIFFTGYSSKGFYLAEMPYEASQWSDTLSPRITPEWKSEGQQINENPDSPVGAGLKPAPTAAPQPLSEKRPYCPGKTLLPKFWMPTLSFDNDGAVFGAFTAGQDVLGYHTYILQGGYGVSHRGYYDFNYIYDRWYPTFFFRSYSAPIFYSEFFNDDDNYYERRSGFTAGARFPLFTNLETSLNLVAGFNTETLKHLTDIEGRRVDGLEVFEGRRSNVFAGLEFTNALKYPYSISREEGRNISFLYKNYSEAVGSDLGQEEYKLNYEEYIKTWKHHVLYLNLKGATSGGDLIAQQAFSVGGIPGNEYFIRGFSSGFQTGKHVAKGTLEYRFPVKYILRGINTKPFFWDRVHVAAFADAGNVWGREKKFHSNDISVGVGAEARLDMVLGYKLKITPAFGIARGVTEDGETQVYVTIYTEL; this comes from the coding sequence ATGAAAAAACGCTATAGTTTGTCCCTCTTTATATTTTTGCTTTTTACCTGCGCGATCTTTTTCCCATCTTCACCTGCCCTTTCTGCAACCATTGACCCGTCATTCAGATTTTCAACCATCGAGACTGAACATTTCTCCATCCACTTCCATCAGGGCGAAGACGGGATAGCAAACAGGGCGGCTGCAATTGCCGAAGACATTCATCAGAAAATGTCCGGCAGCTTTCAGTGGTATCCAAAAGAAAAGACCCAGATCGTTCTTATAGACAACTCCGATTTCGCAAACGGTTTTGCCAATGTCCTTCCCTATAACATGATATATATTTTTGCCGTGCCCCCGATGCCCGACATGACCATTTCCGAGTATGATGACTGGCTTGAGTATATTATCCTGCACGAATATACACATATCATGACAATGGACTCTTCAAGAGGTTATTCAGAGACAACGAGAAGCATCTTCGGCAAGCCGCTGCCGGGTTACGATCCGCTTTCGTTCCTCGCGTTTTTATTAACTGCCCCGCCCAATGTATTCATGCCTGACTGGTGGCTTGAGGGCACTGCCACATGGGCGGAGAGCGAATATACACCTGATGGAAGGGGAAAGAGCCCTTATGTTGAAATGATATTCAGGATGGCGGTCCTGGAGGACAGCCTTCCAGGCGTTGACCAGATAAACGGTGACATCCCCTACTGGCCGTCGGGAAACATCCCTTACATCTACGGGATGCTGCTTGAAAAACATATCGCGCAAACCTATGGGAATGAAAATATCGGCAAGCTCAGTTACGCGCACTCGGGACGGCTTCCGTTTCTTATAAGCAGTCCGCCTGAAAATATTACGGGAAAGGATTATTCCGAGCTTTATGAAGACACGATTGCAGAGCTGAAAAAAGACCAAAACAAAAAAATCCAGGAGCTGAATGCAAGGCCCCTGACAAATTACACCAAATTAAAAATTGAAGGCGAAAGGGTCACAAACGCACGGCTCTCTCCTGACGGCAGGTATCTCGCGGTAAACAGGAAAGACCCGCACCGGCATGAGGAAATTGTGATCGTTGAAACGGCAACGCTGAAAGAGGCTGCAACCGTCAGAAGATTCCCTTCTGATTCAAACCTTTCATGGTCGCCTGACGGGCAGAAACTTTATTTCACGCAGGCTGAATTGAAGAACGTCTACAACCTTTATCAGGACATTTATTCATATGACCTTGCGGCGAGGTCAGTCAGCCGCATAACAGAAAAATTACGCGCCAAGGATGTTGACGTCTCTCCTGACGGCAAACAGATTGCTTTTGTAAAGGTGGAGACCGGCAGGCAGGATATTTCTATTTTGGAGATCGCTTCTAACGGGGTCAATGTCATTGCTGATTTTCAGGATTCAGCCCTGTCATCTCCGAGATGGTCGCCTGACGGAAGGTTTATCGTCTTTGCAAGGCACAACTACTCAGGGCAAACATCCATTGAGCTGCTCAACGTTGAGACAAAAACCGCGGAGACGCTCATCACCAACAATTACAACAACGTTTATCCTGCGTGGGCCCCTGACGGGAAGACCATTATATTTGCGTCGGACAGGACAGGGGTGTATAACCTCTTTGCGCATTCCATCACTGACAAAAAACTCTCTCAGGTGTCGCACGTGTTAGGCGGGACCTTTCACCCCGAAGTATCAAAGGACGGGAAAATATTCTTCACCGGATATAGTTCAAAAGGTTTTTACCTTGCGGAGATGCCCTATGAAGCCTCACAATGGTCTGATACTTTGAGCCCGAGGATAACCCCGGAATGGAAAAGTGAGGGGCAGCAAATAAATGAAAATCCAGATTCACCCGTAGGGGCGGGTTTAAAACCCGCACCTACAGCAGCCCCCCAACCGCTCTCTGAAAAAAGGCCGTACTGCCCGGGCAAAACCCTGCTGCCAAAATTCTGGATGCCCACTCTTTCGTTTGACAATGACGGCGCGGTATTCGGCGCATTCACTGCTGGGCAGGACGTGCTTGGATATCATACCTACATCCTGCAGGGCGGATACGGCGTGAGCCATCGGGGGTATTATGATTTTAATTATATCTATGACAGATGGTATCCCACGTTTTTTTTCAGGTCATACAGTGCGCCAATTTTTTATTCTGAGTTTTTCAATGACGATGACAATTACTATGAGAGGCGGAGCGGTTTCACAGCGGGCGCAAGGTTCCCGCTCTTTACCAACCTTGAGACAAGTCTCAACCTTGTTGCCGGGTTCAATACCGAAACTCTCAAGCACCTGACGGACATTGAGGGCAGAAGAGTTGACGGGCTTGAAGTATTCGAAGGCAGAAGGAGCAATGTTTTTGCGGGCCTTGAATTTACAAACGCGTTGAAATATCCCTATTCAATAAGCAGGGAAGAGGGAAGGAACATCTCCTTCCTGTATAAAAATTATTCCGAAGCCGTCGGCAGCGACCTGGGCCAGGAAGAGTATAAATTAAATTATGAAGAGTACATCAAAACGTGGAAACACCACGTGCTCTATTTAAACCTGAAGGGCGCCACATCAGGCGGAGACCTGATCGCCCAGCAGGCGTTCAGCGTCGGCGGCATCCCCGGCAATGAATATTTCATCAGGGGATTTTCTTCAGGCTTCCAGACAGGCAAACACGTTGCAAAGGGAACGCTTGAGTACAGGTTCCCGGTGAAGTACATCCTCAGGGGCATAAACACAAAACCGTTTTTCTGGGACAGAGTGCATGTCGCCGCCTTTGCTGACGCAGGCAATGTCTGGGGACGCGAGAAAAAATTTCACTCTAACGATATCTCCGTCGGTGTAGGCGCTGAAGCAAGACTGGACATGGTGCTTGGATATAAATTGAAAATAACCCCCGCCTTCGGCATCGCCCGCGGAGTTACAGAAGACGGCGAGACACAGGTGTATGTTACGATCTATACTGAGTTGTAG
- a CDS encoding bifunctional oligoribonuclease/PAP phosphatase NrnA — protein MKTKISSRLLNVLRQNKSFILVGHINPEGDAIGSVLALALGLKQMGKKEIYALSKDGVPEILKFLPSAKSIKQTQPKKEVDVLCIVDCNTLDRTGFKELKAKKTVIIDHHIPPDDAERSELYKKLSASVIDPGAAATGILIYKLLTALKITIDKNIATNLYTALLVDTGGFRYSNTSPESLRIACHLIQAGAQPWSIAKELFESIPFKSMKLLGLSLATIDTKDGIAWITTTADMFKKTGTTAEDSEDFVDFPRKVKGIEAAVFFREDDKDVFKLSLRSKGRVNVEKIAKSFGGGGHFAAAGCRIKGPLKEVQKKVFAAIKKEMKNNEKSKVGS, from the coding sequence ATGAAGACGAAGATCTCCTCTAGGCTTCTTAATGTTCTCAGGCAGAATAAATCTTTTATACTTGTCGGGCATATCAATCCAGAAGGCGACGCCATCGGCTCGGTACTGGCGCTTGCGCTCGGACTTAAGCAGATGGGAAAGAAAGAGATCTATGCCCTGAGCAAAGACGGCGTTCCTGAAATCCTGAAGTTCCTGCCCTCGGCAAAGTCTATAAAACAGACACAGCCTAAAAAAGAAGTTGATGTCTTGTGCATCGTAGATTGCAATACTTTGGATAGGACGGGGTTTAAGGAATTGAAGGCGAAAAAAACCGTTATCATCGACCACCACATACCGCCTGATGATGCTGAAAGATCCGAGCTGTACAAAAAGTTGTCCGCAAGCGTTATTGATCCAGGGGCCGCGGCAACAGGCATACTCATTTATAAACTCCTGACCGCGCTCAAGATAACTATTGATAAAAACATTGCCACGAATTTATACACTGCATTGCTTGTAGATACAGGAGGCTTCAGATATTCCAATACCTCGCCTGAATCTTTAAGGATAGCGTGTCACCTCATTCAGGCCGGCGCACAACCGTGGAGCATTGCAAAGGAGCTGTTCGAAAGCATCCCTTTTAAATCAATGAAGCTTTTAGGACTTTCACTTGCCACCATTGATACAAAGGACGGGATAGCCTGGATTACCACGACTGCGGACATGTTCAAAAAGACCGGCACAACAGCCGAGGACTCCGAAGACTTTGTCGATTTCCCCAGAAAGGTAAAGGGCATCGAGGCTGCTGTCTTTTTCAGGGAAGATGACAAAGACGTATTCAAGCTCAGCCTCCGCTCAAAAGGCAGGGTCAATGTAGAGAAGATCGCAAAGAGCTTCGGCGGGGGCGGACACTTCGCTGCCGCGGGATGCAGGATAAAAGGGCCGCTGAAAGAAGTCCAGAAGAAAGTCTTTGCAGCGATAAAAAAAGAAATGAAGAACAATGAAAAGTCAAAAGTTGGGAGTTAA
- the rbfA gene encoding 30S ribosome-binding factor RbfA: MHPYKRSARVGDLIREEIADMIMNKIKHKNLGFVTVTGAKVSDDLRNATIYISVLKVEDAEKTVRKLSSLSALFKSELGRRLKMKYVPSLTFKLDESIQYGMKIDKLLNEIKSERSPIDEDEDLL; encoded by the coding sequence ATGCATCCATACAAACGTTCGGCAAGGGTCGGTGATCTGATCAGGGAAGAGATCGCCGACATGATAATGAACAAGATCAAACACAAAAACCTCGGGTTTGTTACTGTCACGGGCGCAAAGGTAAGCGATGACCTGAGGAACGCGACCATATATATCAGCGTCCTGAAAGTAGAAGATGCTGAAAAGACAGTGCGGAAACTAAGCTCTTTGTCAGCGCTTTTCAAGAGCGAGCTCGGCAGGAGATTGAAGATGAAGTACGTCCCGTCACTTACTTTCAAACTTGATGAGTCCATTCAATACGGCATGAAGATTGACAAACTTCTAAATGAAATCAAATCGGAAAGGAGTCCCATTGATGAAGACGAAGATCTCCTCTAG
- a CDS encoding DUF503 domain-containing protein, with protein sequence MIVGLLTLDLHIHESHSLKEKRFVIKSLIDRIKNKFNVSVAEVDANDLWQRSVIGIAFVSNETVMINKVFEQIKNLVISIHSVELIDATMELL encoded by the coding sequence ATGATCGTCGGCCTTCTTACTTTAGATCTGCACATCCACGAGTCACACTCCCTTAAAGAGAAACGCTTCGTCATTAAAAGTTTGATCGACAGGATAAAAAACAAGTTCAACGTCTCCGTGGCTGAGGTCGACGCCAATGACCTCTGGCAGCGAAGCGTGATCGGCATCGCATTTGTCTCCAATGAGACAGTCATGATAAACAAGGTCTTCGAGCAGATAAAGAACCTGGTTATCAGTATTCACTCCGTGGAATTAATAGATGCAACCATGGAGCTGCTGTAA